One window from the genome of Paenibacillus azoreducens encodes:
- a CDS encoding phosphotransferase family protein gives MHKKQAPSMDKVEAVVHQILGGTVLGIERETQGVSTYVYRIETGKETLYLRILPEHEKSFAAEVLVHNLLLQKGVRVPEVVYFANCDESLGMSVMLVREIPGTHAGENLTREEYDAVLMDAGRQIALANQVPVDGYGWIQRGKHDGKVLRGEHSKIKDVITEFLEPDLSFLSEGILPANEASRIRSILESGAPLMGRHEARLVHGDFDDSHIFQQHGAFTAIIDFGEIQGSSPLYDLGHFKIHDGQRYLGYPALAEGYREVAALSAEDQLEIDLWALWVGVRRLGIIGRRHPGAYLNHLRQAVRKELECIGSKL, from the coding sequence TTGCATAAAAAACAAGCCCCGTCCATGGACAAGGTTGAAGCGGTAGTGCATCAGATTTTGGGCGGTACTGTTCTAGGGATCGAAAGGGAGACGCAGGGCGTGTCGACATATGTATACCGTATTGAAACAGGGAAAGAGACGCTCTACCTCCGGATCCTTCCGGAGCATGAAAAAAGCTTCGCTGCCGAGGTTCTGGTTCATAACCTGCTGCTGCAAAAGGGAGTACGGGTGCCGGAAGTGGTCTATTTTGCAAATTGTGACGAGTCGCTTGGCATGTCGGTGATGCTGGTCCGGGAAATCCCGGGTACGCATGCCGGCGAGAATCTGACCCGGGAGGAATATGATGCGGTTCTGATGGATGCAGGACGGCAAATCGCTTTAGCGAATCAGGTTCCGGTTGACGGTTACGGCTGGATTCAAAGAGGCAAACATGATGGGAAGGTTTTGCGCGGCGAACACAGTAAAATAAAAGATGTCATAACGGAATTTCTGGAACCGGATTTGAGCTTTCTGTCCGAGGGCATCTTGCCTGCAAACGAAGCATCAAGAATACGAAGCATTTTGGAAAGCGGAGCGCCGCTGATGGGCAGGCATGAGGCCAGATTGGTTCACGGGGACTTCGACGATTCGCATATTTTTCAGCAGCATGGGGCATTTACGGCCATCATCGATTTTGGCGAAATTCAGGGGAGCAGCCCGCTGTATGACCTCGGACATTTCAAAATCCATGATGGGCAGCGCTACCTTGGATACCCGGCTCTGGCGGAAGGCTACCGTGAGGTCGCCGCGTTATCTGCAGAGGATCAACTGGAAATTGACCTTTGGGCACTATGGGTCGGCGTGCGAAGGCTGGGGATCATTGGCCGCAGGCACCCGGGTGCCTACCTCAATCATTTGCGCCAAGCGGTGCGTAAGGAACTGGAGTGCATCGGGAGCAAGTTATGA
- a CDS encoding glycosyltransferase family 2 protein, with product MSYLFYATAVVFLIFQVLYTVIPLLCSKVKKLHPDLAEKSIAVLVPAYNEELTIKNCIDAMAGLHYGNHEIMIINDGSKDETFSRLDELLQLEPDGRRPGYQLAYKPVKGVYRSNRYPHIFVIDKQNGGKADSLNAGIDYAVSEIVITLDADSMLEANALKYVNQYFHDSDIVALGGTVKIVQGAEKRGGVIMEKFKGPGLIKSQIINYTHGFYVRKLTQSFFNSIVVISGAFGAFYKDILVEVNGFRSTVGEDIDITLKIHEYLKANRLKKKLVYAPEAVCYTECPENLPNFYKQRIRWQKAFVDCILIYWSRLSRDFRAGVNLFFAIDGFMLGTFSAFTTLIYLVQALFAGGNVMHALIFLLISVVVNALQIIISLGLCKKYGSSYTALDYVKMFLFSQMELLTYRNLLLYINIAGTFKYFDNDEGWGFVERKGVAAISQNIASGSN from the coding sequence ATGTCATACCTGTTTTATGCAACGGCGGTTGTGTTTCTGATATTTCAAGTTTTGTACACGGTGATTCCGCTCTTGTGCAGCAAGGTGAAAAAACTCCATCCGGATCTGGCGGAAAAATCGATAGCGGTGCTTGTTCCTGCTTATAACGAGGAGCTGACGATCAAAAATTGCATTGATGCCATGGCAGGCCTGCATTACGGCAACCATGAGATCATGATCATTAACGACGGCTCCAAGGATGAAACCTTCTCCAGACTGGACGAGCTTTTGCAATTGGAGCCTGATGGCCGAAGGCCCGGGTACCAGCTTGCCTATAAACCGGTTAAAGGCGTATACCGCTCGAACCGCTACCCCCATATTTTTGTGATCGACAAGCAAAATGGCGGCAAAGCGGATTCCTTGAATGCAGGGATCGATTATGCCGTATCGGAGATCGTCATTACGCTTGACGCAGACAGCATGCTTGAGGCGAATGCCCTGAAATACGTCAATCAATACTTTCATGACAGCGATATTGTCGCGCTTGGCGGAACCGTCAAAATTGTGCAGGGAGCGGAGAAGAGGGGCGGCGTCATTATGGAGAAATTCAAAGGCCCGGGGCTGATCAAAAGCCAAATCATCAATTATACGCACGGCTTTTATGTCCGCAAATTAACGCAGTCCTTTTTTAATTCCATTGTCGTCATATCCGGCGCGTTCGGCGCTTTTTATAAAGATATTTTGGTGGAGGTGAACGGCTTCCGCAGCACCGTGGGCGAAGATATCGATATCACTTTAAAAATTCACGAGTATTTAAAAGCCAATCGCTTGAAAAAAAAGCTGGTGTACGCGCCCGAAGCGGTATGTTATACGGAATGCCCGGAAAATCTGCCTAACTTCTATAAACAGCGCATCCGCTGGCAAAAGGCGTTTGTCGACTGCATCCTGATCTATTGGTCGCGGCTGTCCCGCGATTTTCGCGCCGGGGTCAACCTGTTTTTTGCGATCGACGGCTTTATGCTCGGAACCTTCTCGGCTTTTACGACGCTCATATATCTTGTGCAGGCGCTTTTCGCCGGGGGAAACGTGATGCACGCGCTCATTTTTCTGCTGATCAGCGTGGTGGTCAATGCGCTACAAATCATCATTTCTTTGGGGTTATGCAAAAAATACGGCAGCAGCTATACCGCCCTGGACTATGTAAAAATGTTTCTGTTCAGTCAAATGGAACTGCTGACCTATCGAAATCTGCTGCTTTATATCAATATTGCCGGGACATTCAAATATTTTGACAACGATGAGGGCTGGGGGTTCGTCGAAAGAAAAGGCGTGGCGGCGATCAGTCAAAACATCGCATCCGGATCGAATTAA
- a CDS encoding acyltransferase, whose amino-acid sequence MDSVIPRKRILYVDCLRILSIIAVIMLHYTAELLTTSNDFNSASWWISNFFNSISRFAVPVFFMISGAMILRTEIGSYRAFFKKRVVPLLISLISWSFIYGLYNQYFILKSKMGAFEFLLDFGYRLLTDRNYVHLWFLYAIIAIYLTVPLVSKFLKSCSESDLRYYLLLWFIVNIAYRLVYDSVERLTGMQLSIPILNIPFFMGYLGYFILGYYLYHFDLPLKAKNILFNMGILSFFIAPVATYFVSVHSGVLDEMFYGNYSITTFFMAAGMFVYFKEKEDAMSAKVNHKLQMLIGSVSKASFSVYLIHLLIELIVSGGTEFQATVLEAALHLAVNISLIFIISYVTVKILNLNKAATYILFGGRG is encoded by the coding sequence ATGGACAGCGTTATTCCAAGAAAAAGAATTTTGTATGTGGATTGCTTAAGAATCCTGTCGATTATAGCCGTCATAATGCTGCATTACACGGCGGAGCTGCTTACCACCTCCAATGATTTCAATTCGGCTTCATGGTGGATCAGCAATTTTTTTAATTCGATATCGCGGTTTGCGGTTCCGGTATTTTTTATGATCAGCGGGGCGATGATTCTGCGCACGGAAATCGGGTCTTACCGGGCTTTTTTCAAAAAAAGAGTGGTACCTCTGCTCATCTCGCTCATTAGTTGGTCATTTATCTACGGCCTATATAACCAATATTTTATTTTGAAAAGCAAGATGGGCGCCTTCGAATTTCTGCTGGATTTCGGCTATCGGCTGCTGACGGACCGCAATTACGTGCATTTATGGTTTCTGTACGCGATTATCGCCATTTACCTAACGGTTCCTTTGGTCAGCAAATTTCTCAAATCATGCAGTGAAAGCGACCTGAGATATTATTTGCTCCTGTGGTTTATTGTGAACATCGCTTACCGTTTAGTGTACGATTCCGTGGAACGCCTGACAGGCATGCAACTGAGCATTCCGATTTTAAACATCCCGTTTTTCATGGGTTATCTCGGCTACTTTATTTTGGGCTATTACCTGTATCATTTCGACCTGCCGCTCAAAGCTAAAAATATATTGTTTAATATGGGCATTCTCTCTTTCTTCATCGCCCCGGTGGCAACTTATTTCGTTTCGGTTCACAGCGGCGTGCTCGACGAAATGTTTTACGGCAACTACTCTATTACCACCTTTTTTATGGCTGCCGGCATGTTTGTTTACTTCAAGGAAAAAGAGGATGCCATGAGCGCAAAAGTCAATCATAAGCTCCAAATGCTGATCGGCTCGGTCTCCAAAGCCAGCTTCAGCGTGTATCTGATCCATCTGCTCATCGAACTGATCGTGTCGGGAGGAACGGAATTTCAGGCAACGGTTCTGGAGGCGGCACTGCATCTTGCGGTCAATATTTCGTTGATCTTCATCATCAGTTATGTCACCGTCAAGATCCTGAATTTGAATAAAGCGGCGACATACATCCTGTTCGGCGGAAGAGGGTAA
- a CDS encoding glycoside hydrolase family 18 protein, producing MKISLYTKIIVVVLLAGMGLYFYQFSSAADRKVTAVYVEAWKDAKNIRLSEKNVDIAFIAFAKIDGTKIYFHKDEETNRQIKDNIKKMKENNPSTRMVLAIGGYGADGFSDAAMDGNRYLFTESIIQTVKELGLDGVDIDWEYPAFHAWNTQKSRPEDTQNFTSLMKELRDKLYRLPYKSKGYLLTFAAGTQDWYFQNVEVKKVEKYVDYINVMSYDLIGKWSDTTGFNANLYMDRQKKSKMSVDQIIGMYLDHGIESKKLLLGIPAYSYAWKDVKSGTDGAFSLGKSIDIDRIDLTYKTIQRSYLNKNGYKRYFDNQAKTAYLYNGNTFITYEDPEALIEKVKYIEKHDLGGAMVWEYSQDAEDGIVKFLGDHLSKITSE from the coding sequence ATGAAGATCAGCTTATATACAAAAATCATCGTCGTCGTTTTGCTGGCGGGCATGGGCTTATATTTCTATCAATTCTCAAGCGCGGCGGACCGTAAAGTAACGGCGGTATACGTGGAGGCTTGGAAGGATGCCAAGAACATCCGGTTGTCCGAAAAAAATGTGGATATCGCGTTTATTGCTTTTGCGAAAATCGACGGAACGAAGATTTATTTTCATAAGGATGAGGAGACCAATCGGCAGATCAAGGACAATATTAAGAAGATGAAGGAAAATAATCCGAGCACCCGCATGGTGCTCGCCATAGGCGGGTATGGAGCGGACGGCTTCTCCGATGCCGCAATGGACGGCAACCGTTATCTGTTTACGGAGAGCATTATCCAAACGGTCAAGGAGCTGGGTCTCGACGGCGTGGATATCGACTGGGAATATCCTGCGTTCCATGCCTGGAATACGCAAAAGTCGCGTCCCGAAGATACGCAAAACTTTACGAGCCTCATGAAGGAACTGCGGGACAAGCTGTACCGGCTGCCGTATAAGAGCAAGGGCTACCTGCTGACCTTCGCTGCAGGCACGCAGGACTGGTATTTTCAAAACGTTGAGGTCAAAAAGGTCGAGAAGTACGTCGATTACATCAATGTGATGAGTTATGACTTGATCGGCAAATGGTCTGATACGACAGGTTTTAACGCCAACTTGTATATGGACCGCCAGAAAAAATCGAAGATGAGCGTCGATCAAATTATCGGCATGTATCTCGATCACGGTATCGAAAGCAAGAAGCTGCTGCTCGGCATCCCTGCCTACTCATATGCTTGGAAGGATGTGAAGAGCGGTACGGACGGCGCCTTTTCCCTCGGGAAATCCATCGATATCGACCGGATTGACCTCACCTATAAAACGATACAGAGATCTTATTTGAACAAAAACGGCTACAAGCGCTACTTCGACAATCAGGCCAAAACGGCTTATCTCTACAACGGAAATACATTTATCACCTACGAGGATCCGGAAGCGCTGATCGAAAAGGTAAAATACATCGAGAAACACGATCTGGGAGGCGCGATGGTCTGGGAGTATTCGCAGGATGCGGAGGACGGAATCGTAAAGTTTCTGGGGGATCATCTGAGTAAAATAACCTCCGAGTAA
- a CDS encoding NAD(P)/FAD-dependent oxidoreductase: protein MKNLTCVVVGGGYAGIHAVQAIRKAVKEGNMPEKLRLVLIDKQPYHLRKVLLFKPAAAQTGEITVPLEQLFPEGVELIEASVTSIASAGKRLQYQDAKGLTHALDYDILVLTVGSIVREPEPEQGGIALTGLEAAARIRAVWEGNLRQASIEPQAEERKRLMTIAIAGAGISGIETAAELAAGVRLDAEGFGLDPKDVNILLYNAQDRLFPQGPAKASRKLESLLAASGVTTVHQRKVLQEQDGLLSLSSGEKTPVGLCIWTLGTRPNPGLRKMGLPLTPDGFVPVDGSYRVQGAQGLYSIGDCARIIDPETGREDGKTCKEATPQAARLAKVIAADLNGQPAPLHKSYMDFFCIGLGPQQGLVWTRQWGLDLIITGKLGGRIRKMTWDMASLLK, encoded by the coding sequence ATGAAAAATTTAACATGTGTCGTTGTAGGCGGAGGATATGCGGGGATTCATGCCGTCCAGGCCATCCGCAAGGCTGTGAAGGAAGGGAATATGCCGGAAAAGCTGAGACTGGTGCTGATCGATAAACAGCCTTATCACCTGCGCAAGGTGCTGCTCTTTAAGCCGGCTGCGGCTCAGACGGGGGAAATTACCGTTCCGCTTGAACAACTGTTTCCGGAAGGGGTTGAACTGATCGAAGCCAGCGTTACAAGCATTGCATCTGCCGGGAAGAGATTGCAGTATCAGGATGCGAAAGGACTTACCCATGCGCTGGATTACGATATCCTTGTGCTAACCGTAGGCAGTATTGTGCGTGAACCCGAACCGGAGCAAGGCGGGATCGCTTTGACCGGACTGGAAGCGGCCGCCCGCATCCGCGCGGTTTGGGAGGGGAATTTACGGCAGGCGTCTATTGAACCCCAGGCGGAAGAGCGGAAGAGGCTCATGACGATTGCCATTGCCGGCGCCGGCATTAGCGGGATTGAGACGGCTGCCGAACTGGCCGCGGGGGTTCGTTTGGATGCGGAAGGTTTTGGACTCGATCCGAAGGATGTGAATATCCTTTTGTACAATGCGCAGGACCGGCTGTTCCCCCAAGGACCCGCAAAGGCAAGCCGCAAACTGGAAAGTTTGCTGGCCGCAAGCGGCGTTACCACGGTTCATCAGCGCAAGGTGCTTCAGGAGCAGGATGGGTTGCTCAGCTTGTCGAGCGGCGAAAAGACCCCTGTCGGCTTATGCATCTGGACCCTTGGCACGCGCCCGAACCCGGGGCTGCGGAAGATGGGGTTGCCGCTGACGCCTGACGGTTTCGTGCCTGTCGATGGAAGCTACCGCGTCCAGGGGGCCCAGGGTCTGTACAGCATCGGCGACTGCGCCCGGATCATCGATCCCGAAACGGGACGCGAAGACGGCAAGACCTGCAAGGAAGCGACGCCTCAGGCGGCGAGGCTAGCCAAGGTGATTGCCGCGGATTTGAACGGACAGCCGGCGCCCCTGCACAAATCGTATATGGATTTCTTCTGCATCGGGCTGGGCCCGCAGCAAGGACTGGTCTGGACCCGCCAGTGGGGGCTCGACCTCATCATCACAGGCAAGCTTGGCGGGCGGATCCGCAAGATGACCTGGGACATGGCAAGTCTGCTAAAATAG
- the sigJ gene encoding RNA polymerase sigma factor SigJ, giving the protein MQELYKRYKGLLFSLAYQLTGSVSDAEDAVQDVFVKIVDVNPERLAEPKAYLCKMVTNRCLDLLKSARKRREQYFGEWLPEPLPTQAEDASEILIRGALLSYAMLVLLEKLTPAERAVFVLREALGFEYGDIADLLDKGEPNCRKLLSRARAKMGLSPDADVPVQAEEASEAWVRRLLAALGQGQVERVVSILSEDVVLISDGGGKASAAVHPIMSPEHVARFLLGLMRKSSGLTGGVEIELAELNGQTAIIARTQKEIDTVVLLHAEEGAIRKLYFVRNPDKLQFR; this is encoded by the coding sequence ATGCAGGAGCTGTATAAGCGTTATAAAGGATTGCTGTTTTCGCTGGCTTATCAGTTGACGGGTTCCGTTTCGGATGCCGAGGATGCCGTGCAGGATGTATTCGTGAAAATCGTTGACGTGAATCCGGAACGTCTGGCCGAACCCAAAGCCTATTTGTGCAAAATGGTCACGAACCGCTGCTTGGATCTGCTTAAATCGGCCCGGAAGCGGCGGGAGCAGTATTTCGGGGAATGGCTGCCCGAGCCTCTTCCGACACAGGCCGAGGATGCTTCCGAGATTTTGATCCGCGGCGCACTGCTGTCCTATGCGATGCTTGTACTGTTGGAGAAGCTCACTCCCGCAGAACGGGCGGTGTTCGTGCTGCGCGAAGCCCTCGGATTCGAATATGGGGATATCGCCGACCTGCTTGATAAAGGCGAACCGAATTGCCGCAAGCTGCTGAGCCGGGCGCGGGCGAAGATGGGACTTTCCCCGGATGCGGATGTTCCGGTCCAGGCCGAGGAAGCGAGCGAAGCGTGGGTGCGGCGGCTGCTGGCAGCGCTGGGGCAAGGACAGGTGGAGCGGGTTGTTTCCATTTTATCGGAAGATGTGGTGCTCATATCCGATGGAGGCGGGAAAGCATCGGCTGCCGTTCATCCGATTATGTCTCCGGAACATGTAGCAAGGTTCCTGCTTGGCTTGATGCGGAAGTCTTCCGGATTAACGGGCGGCGTAGAGATCGAACTGGCGGAGCTGAACGGTCAGACGGCGATTATAGCCCGTACGCAGAAGGAAATCGATACCGTCGTGCTTCTTCACGCCGAAGAGGGGGCTATTCGCAAGCTGTATTTTGTGAGGAACCCGGATAAACTCCAATTTCGATGA
- a CDS encoding ABC transporter substrate-binding protein: MKKYFSGVIILALLTMLVTACSGDNSGNSASPSDASSDASQTSGQPKDGGNLIIGVAADPVILNPNYAGDRVSLTIDQALFAPLFQVNNGKKTFYLADSLEPSADKLTYTLKLKSGLTWHDGEKLTADDVVFTIDKILDEKQNSMLRSNFIINGKPIKAVKVDDTTVEFKLPQVSPAFEATLVQVSPIPKHIFEHEADIEKSPKNNTPVGSGPFKFKEYKTGEYVTLERFDNYFGGKPHLDSITYRISKDANAANLALQNGEINIKYVDPQDAATIESTGNFEMKNYSEGRLSYMIFNENSDTGLLAKKEVREALSYALNREEMIQVTYMSPDYADPAKSFVTPDGLYHDNNVTTYDNNVDKAKELLQANGVTGKKLRFIITSGNKAQEAIALYVQQKLKEVGVDVEIKSMDASAFNDKFTDPKATDFELTVGGYIMGFDPDAYSILFTTGSDSNYAHYSNKEVDQLFQQGASEGDDAKRGEIYKKLQETIASDAVIYPIAYTKTIVAVDKRFGGLDEAVLKPVVIFEDPSKLYMK, translated from the coding sequence ATGAAGAAATATTTTTCAGGGGTCATTATTTTGGCATTACTGACCATGCTGGTCACGGCATGCTCTGGAGATAACTCAGGAAATTCGGCATCGCCTTCCGATGCATCTTCCGATGCTTCGCAAACATCCGGGCAGCCGAAAGACGGAGGCAACCTGATTATCGGCGTTGCGGCCGACCCGGTGATCCTGAACCCGAACTATGCAGGGGACCGCGTCAGCTTGACGATCGACCAGGCTCTTTTTGCGCCTTTGTTCCAGGTCAACAATGGGAAGAAAACATTTTATCTGGCGGACAGCCTTGAGCCATCCGCAGACAAACTGACATATACCTTGAAGCTCAAAAGCGGTTTGACTTGGCATGATGGCGAGAAGCTGACGGCTGACGACGTCGTGTTTACGATCGACAAGATTTTGGATGAGAAACAAAACAGTATGCTGAGAAGCAACTTTATTATCAACGGCAAGCCGATCAAAGCGGTGAAAGTCGACGACACTACAGTTGAATTCAAGCTTCCGCAAGTAAGCCCGGCATTCGAAGCGACGCTGGTGCAGGTATCGCCGATTCCGAAGCATATTTTCGAGCATGAGGCCGATATCGAGAAAAGCCCTAAGAACAATACGCCGGTCGGTTCCGGACCGTTTAAGTTCAAGGAATATAAAACAGGCGAATATGTAACCTTGGAGCGCTTCGATAACTACTTTGGCGGCAAACCGCATCTCGATTCGATCACTTACCGGATTTCCAAAGATGCCAATGCAGCGAATCTGGCCTTGCAAAACGGCGAAATCAACATTAAATATGTCGATCCGCAGGATGCGGCTACGATCGAGTCCACAGGCAATTTCGAAATGAAAAATTACAGTGAAGGACGCTTGTCCTACATGATCTTTAATGAAAACAGCGACACTGGCCTGCTGGCCAAAAAAGAAGTTAGAGAGGCATTGTCTTACGCGCTGAACCGCGAAGAGATGATTCAAGTGACTTATATGTCGCCTGATTATGCCGATCCGGCCAAATCCTTTGTCACGCCTGACGGTTTGTATCATGACAACAACGTCACGACGTATGACAATAACGTAGATAAGGCCAAAGAACTGCTGCAGGCAAACGGGGTCACCGGCAAGAAGCTGCGCTTTATTATCACAAGCGGGAACAAGGCACAGGAGGCTATCGCCCTGTATGTTCAGCAAAAGCTGAAAGAAGTCGGGGTTGACGTCGAAATTAAATCGATGGATGCTTCCGCATTCAACGACAAATTCACGGATCCTAAAGCAACTGATTTCGAGCTGACCGTCGGCGGCTATATCATGGGCTTCGATCCGGACGCATACAGCATTCTGTTCACGACGGGCAGCGATTCCAACTATGCGCATTACTCGAATAAAGAAGTCGACCAGCTCTTCCAGCAAGGAGCGAGCGAAGGCGACGACGCCAAACGCGGAGAAATCTACAAAAAACTGCAGGAAACAATCGCTTCCGATGCGGTAATCTATCCAATCGCGTATACGAAAACGATCGTTGCCGTGGACAAGAGATTCGGCGGCTTGGACGAAGCCG